One genomic segment of Blastopirellula marina includes these proteins:
- a CDS encoding DUF1559 domain-containing protein, translating to MVTARRTAFTLVELLVVIAIIGVLIALLLPAVQQAREAARRMTCTNKLKQIGLAIHNHHDTYGQFPSGVRYTPEPDFTSGSWCSTSGTTGTREPWTVKILPFLEENNLYDQFDLNASFTATSNVPGATVNNNLFKLNQSAYQCPSDPASRDEWNSISYYGVQGGGPAADESCSTSSGQRVFYRNGVLHLNSDTGFQDLTDGSTNVFMVGETRYCLTPAGRPDGYHSGWASATKLDSWGTPLVLAATREQINSDPRNGMTNDTLNIMTKLFGSYHPGGCMFLMGDASVHFIPETIDLATYQTLGKIDDGAPTGGLGSL from the coding sequence ATGGTTACCGCTCGTCGCACGGCCTTCACGTTGGTGGAACTGCTGGTTGTTATTGCCATTATCGGGGTGCTGATCGCCCTGCTGCTGCCGGCTGTGCAACAGGCTCGGGAAGCCGCTCGGCGGATGACTTGCACCAACAAGCTGAAGCAGATTGGTCTCGCAATTCACAACCACCACGATACTTACGGCCAGTTTCCATCCGGGGTTCGTTATACGCCGGAGCCTGACTTCACCAGCGGCAGTTGGTGTTCGACCTCTGGCACCACCGGCACACGCGAACCGTGGACGGTAAAGATCCTGCCGTTTCTGGAAGAAAACAATCTGTACGATCAATTCGATCTCAATGCCAGCTTCACGGCCACCAGCAACGTGCCCGGTGCGACGGTGAATAACAACCTGTTCAAACTGAACCAATCGGCGTATCAATGCCCCTCGGACCCAGCCAGCCGGGACGAATGGAATTCGATCAGCTACTACGGCGTGCAAGGGGGTGGCCCGGCCGCGGACGAATCGTGTTCGACCTCGTCCGGGCAGCGGGTGTTCTATCGCAACGGCGTGCTGCACTTGAACTCGGATACCGGGTTTCAGGATCTGACCGACGGTTCGACCAACGTTTTCATGGTGGGAGAAACGCGTTACTGTCTGACCCCAGCGGGCCGGCCGGATGGTTACCACAGCGGTTGGGCTTCGGCGACGAAGCTCGACTCGTGGGGAACGCCGCTGGTGTTGGCCGCGACGCGCGAGCAGATCAACTCGGACCCGCGCAACGGCATGACTAACGACACGCTTAACATCATGACCAAACTGTTCGGCAGCTATCATCCTGGCGGCTGTATGTTTCTGATGGGGGACGCATCGGTTCACTTCATTCCAGAAACGATCGACCTGGCCACGTATCAAACGCTGGGCAAAATCGACGATGGAGCGCCGACCGGCGGTTTGGGATCTTTGTAA